A region from the Saccharomonospora azurea NA-128 genome encodes:
- a CDS encoding PucR family transcriptional regulator gives MSTEPSPALSDHEPALPRHGLSEATLRALERASGRLAKASVAAIEERLSWFGRLPADQRASVLLITQAGAAGFVRWMRDSQEALKLTTEAFRSAPRELSRWVSLRQTVELVRLALDVFEEQLPRFAADAAERAVLTEGILRYGREIAFAAANSYAAAAEARGAWDARLEALVVDGVVRGDAEESVLSRAAALGWDPAADATVLVGNPPSDDPPSVVFEVRSKAARVGRPVLLGVQGSRLVVVVAGPTTGTAKAEDVLPVLSTAFAEGPVVAGPTVSSLAEAHRSAAEALSGLRAVVGWPSAPRPTRSIDLLPERALAGDAEAERVLMDEIARPLENAGPALLETIETYLETGGVLETCARQLFVHPNTVRYRLKKATELTGRNAADPRDALVLRTALTVGRLARSRGLW, from the coding sequence ATGTCCACTGAACCGTCTCCGGCTCTGTCCGACCACGAACCCGCGCTGCCTCGGCACGGGCTGTCCGAAGCCACGCTGCGCGCGCTCGAACGGGCGTCCGGGCGGCTCGCCAAGGCCAGCGTCGCCGCCATCGAGGAACGCCTGTCCTGGTTCGGCCGACTGCCCGCCGACCAACGCGCCAGCGTCCTGCTCATCACCCAGGCCGGTGCCGCCGGATTCGTGCGCTGGATGCGCGACTCGCAGGAGGCCCTCAAGCTCACCACCGAGGCGTTCCGTTCGGCGCCGAGGGAGCTGTCCCGCTGGGTCAGCCTCCGTCAGACGGTGGAGCTCGTGCGCCTCGCACTCGACGTCTTCGAGGAGCAGCTCCCCCGCTTCGCGGCGGACGCGGCCGAGCGAGCCGTGTTGACCGAGGGCATCCTGCGGTACGGGCGGGAGATCGCGTTCGCCGCGGCCAACTCCTACGCCGCGGCGGCCGAGGCTCGGGGCGCGTGGGACGCGCGACTCGAAGCCCTCGTGGTCGACGGCGTCGTTCGGGGTGACGCGGAGGAGTCGGTCCTGTCCCGGGCCGCCGCACTGGGGTGGGACCCGGCCGCCGACGCCACCGTCCTCGTGGGCAATCCGCCGTCCGACGATCCGCCCTCGGTCGTCTTCGAGGTGCGCAGCAAGGCCGCCCGCGTGGGCAGGCCCGTGCTGCTCGGCGTGCAGGGCTCGCGCCTGGTCGTGGTGGTCGCGGGCCCCACGACGGGTACCGCGAAGGCGGAGGACGTCCTGCCCGTCCTGTCCACGGCGTTCGCCGAGGGACCGGTCGTCGCGGGTCCCACGGTGAGCAGCCTCGCCGAGGCCCACCGCAGCGCGGCCGAGGCACTGTCGGGACTGCGGGCCGTGGTCGGCTGGCCCTCCGCACCCCGTCCCACGCGGTCCATCGACCTCCTGCCCGAACGAGCACTCGCGGGCGACGCCGAGGCCGAACGCGTGCTGATGGACGAGATCGCGCGCCCCCTGGAGAACGCCGGGCCCGCGCTGCTGGAGACCATCGAGACCTACCTGGAGACCGGCGGTGTGCTCGAAACGTGCGCCCGCCAGTTGTTCGTGCATCCCAACACGGTGCGCTACCGGCTGAAGAAGGCGACCGAACTCACCGGCCGCAACGCCGCCGATCCGCGGGACGCGCTCGTGTTGCGGACGGCCCTGACCGTGGGCCGCCTGGCCCGCTCACGCGGTCTCTGGTGA